One window of Sporanaerobacter acetigenes DSM 13106 genomic DNA carries:
- the rlmH gene encoding 23S rRNA (pseudouridine(1915)-N(3))-methyltransferase RlmH, with amino-acid sequence MNIRIVAVGKLKEKFIQEGIKEYSKRLSRYCNLEIIEVIDEKAPENLSEKEINIIKGKEGQRILSKLPTNTYVISLAIDGKNLSSEDFSRKIDNLALEGKGDLTFIIGGSLGLSAEVLDRSDFKLSFSKMTFPHQLMRLILLEQIYRGFKISKGEPYHK; translated from the coding sequence ATGAATATAAGAATAGTAGCAGTAGGAAAACTTAAGGAAAAATTTATACAAGAAGGAATAAAAGAATATTCAAAGAGATTATCTAGATATTGCAATCTAGAAATAATAGAAGTAATAGATGAAAAAGCACCAGAAAATTTGAGCGAAAAAGAAATAAATATAATCAAGGGAAAAGAAGGACAAAGAATTCTTTCCAAGCTTCCAACTAATACCTATGTGATTTCCCTTGCTATAGATGGAAAGAACTTATCTAGTGAAGACTTTTCAAGAAAAATAGACAATCTAGCTTTAGAAGGAAAGGGAGATCTAACTTTTATAATTGGAGGCTCCCTTGGTTTGTCAGCTGAAGTATTAGATAGAAGTGATTTCAAACTTTCCTTCTCAAAGATGACCTTTCCCCATCAACTCATGAGACTCATACTTCTTGAACAGATATATAGAGGATTTAAGATAAGCAAAGGTGAACCGTATCATAAGTAG
- the surE gene encoding 5'/3'-nucleotidase SurE, with translation MRLLLVNDDGINAEGIQTLARYLEKDHHVTIVAPDNQMSATSHSITLTKPIIVKKKNLQGIKSEAYSVSGTPADCVRVALDKILEEPVDLVVSGINMGTNLGMDILYSGTVSAAIEANIYDIPSIAVSAEMNDGKACYEIGAKYLKYILQTVNDRFLNSKTVLNINTPCVDERNIKGIKVCRIGGMIYDYYFMEEGNEEEMSLVVSGRRKDELEKGTDRYYLKKGYVTVTPLQYDFTNFKLIEEVESWLKKS, from the coding sequence ATGAGATTACTTTTGGTTAATGACGATGGAATAAATGCAGAGGGAATACAGACTTTAGCAAGATATTTAGAGAAAGATCATCATGTGACAATAGTGGCACCAGACAATCAAATGAGTGCTACTAGTCATTCAATTACTTTGACGAAACCTATAATAGTTAAGAAGAAGAATCTTCAGGGAATAAAATCTGAAGCTTATAGTGTGTCAGGTACTCCAGCAGATTGTGTGAGAGTTGCATTGGATAAAATATTGGAAGAGCCTGTTGATTTAGTTGTATCAGGTATAAATATGGGTACCAATTTAGGTATGGATATTTTGTATTCTGGAACTGTTTCAGCAGCAATAGAAGCAAATATATATGATATACCGTCTATTGCAGTTTCAGCTGAGATGAATGATGGAAAGGCATGCTATGAAATTGGGGCTAAATATTTGAAATACATATTGCAAACTGTCAATGACAGATTTTTGAATAGCAAAACTGTGCTCAATATAAATACCCCTTGTGTTGATGAAAGAAATATAAAAGGTATCAAAGTTTGCAGAATTGGTGGAATGATTTATGATTATTATTTTATGGAAGAAGGCAATGAAGAAGAAATGTCTCTAGTAGTTAGCGGTAGAAGAAAGGATGAATTAGAAAAGGGTACGGATAGATATTATTTAAAAAAAGGATATGTAACAGTCACACCTCTTCAATATGATTTTACAAATTTCAAATTGATAGAAGAAGTAGAAAGTTGGCTTAAAAAATCATGA
- a CDS encoding CxxH/CxxC protein produces MEMMRMYVVCNEHLENAIEDFVEIYEQSPDIYELDKTSFTDWTSPHTCDYCDKVPKYLVV; encoded by the coding sequence ATGGAGATGATGAGAATGTATGTTGTCTGCAATGAACATTTAGAAAATGCCATAGAAGATTTTGTTGAAATATACGAGCAATCACCGGATATATATGAACTTGACAAGACAAGTTTTACTGACTGGACAAGTCCCCATACATGTGATTATTGCGATAAAGTTCCCAAATATTTAGTAGTGTAA
- a CDS encoding serine protease HtrA, translating to MDDRKPDVSYYVDRPIVERKPPKKRGSFFSYFIVALIAAIIGGLITSYVAPNYLYGKVLPMPKIYSSQGSITKQEIKITPKDDVTAVTAVAKKSVSSVVGITTVEVVKEFIWEREVEGVGSGVIVDSNGYILTNSHVIGDGNARKITVLFENGDKKVGKVLWFDPALDLAVVKVDATGLPAADLGNSDMLEVGQLAVAIGNPLGLDFQRTVTSGVVSGLHRTIRVDRYNIIEDLIQTDASINPGNSGGPLLNANGEVIGINTAKIQTGEGLGFSIPINVAKPILQEVIKKGDFKTVYIGITGVEVDKYERQLGVDLNVDEGVIIIEIMPNSPADKAGLSTGDIIVKLDENKVESMNQLKKMLYKYKKGNNATLTIIRNGREEKVDIRFE from the coding sequence ATGGATGATAGAAAACCTGATGTAAGTTATTATGTGGATAGGCCAATAGTTGAAAGAAAGCCTCCTAAAAAAAGAGGAAGTTTCTTTTCTTACTTTATAGTAGCTTTAATTGCTGCAATAATAGGAGGGCTTATCACATCTTATGTTGCACCAAATTATTTATATGGCAAAGTACTTCCAATGCCTAAAATTTATTCTAGTCAAGGATCAATTACTAAACAAGAAATAAAGATTACTCCTAAAGATGATGTGACTGCTGTGACTGCTGTAGCAAAAAAATCAGTTAGTTCAGTAGTTGGGATCACTACAGTAGAAGTAGTGAAGGAATTCATATGGGAAAGAGAAGTAGAAGGAGTTGGTTCTGGAGTCATTGTAGATAGCAATGGATATATTTTGACTAATTCTCATGTAATAGGTGATGGAAATGCAAGAAAGATCACAGTGCTATTTGAAAATGGAGATAAAAAGGTTGGAAAAGTTCTTTGGTTTGACCCGGCACTAGATCTAGCAGTAGTCAAAGTAGATGCAACAGGACTTCCTGCTGCAGACTTGGGAAATTCAGATATGCTGGAAGTGGGGCAACTTGCAGTGGCTATTGGTAATCCTCTAGGATTAGATTTCCAGCGAACTGTTACATCAGGTGTCGTAAGTGGACTTCATAGGACCATAAGAGTAGATCGTTACAATATAATAGAGGATTTGATTCAAACAGATGCCTCTATTAACCCAGGGAATAGTGGAGGACCACTTTTAAATGCGAATGGAGAAGTAATAGGAATAAATACTGCAAAGATTCAAACAGGAGAAGGTCTTGGATTTTCTATACCAATAAATGTAGCAAAACCAATTCTGCAAGAAGTTATAAAAAAAGGAGATTTCAAAACAGTATATATAGGCATTACAGGAGTAGAAGTAGATAAATATGAAAGACAATTGGGAGTAGATTTAAATGTAGATGAAGGTGTAATAATCATTGAAATAATGCCAAACTCACCAGCAGATAAGGCAGGACTTAGCACAGGAGATATTATAGTTAAATTAGATGAAAATAAGGTTGAAAGCATGAATCAGTTGAAGAAAATGTTGTATAAATATAAAAAAGGCAACAATGCTACTTTAACTATAATTAGAAATGGGCGAGAAGAAAAAGTAGATATACGATTTGAATAA
- a CDS encoding MBL fold metallo-hydrolase, which translates to MGFKFCSLSSGSSGNCQYIETDNIRILIDAGMSGKKIEELLSDIDVLPNTIDAILVTHEHIDHTKGVGVLSRRYDIPILANEGTWSGMGKTIGNIKEYNIKTFNTGKEFELKDLGILPFNISHDAYEPVGYAIYYKNKKISIITDTGWVNEDMKEYIKGSSLYLIESNHDLEMLKVGKYPWPLKKRIMGEKGHLSNDDAGKIISEIVSGNGEIALLGHLSQENNFPLLAYKTVKNILEDSGIDVHTDITLDLTHRDKVSKVYNF; encoded by the coding sequence ATGGGATTTAAATTTTGTTCCCTTTCAAGTGGGAGCAGTGGAAATTGTCAATATATAGAAACAGATAATATAAGGATTTTAATAGACGCAGGGATGAGTGGCAAAAAAATAGAAGAGTTGTTGAGTGATATAGATGTACTTCCAAATACCATTGATGCTATATTAGTCACTCATGAACATATAGATCACACCAAAGGAGTTGGTGTATTGTCAAGGAGATATGATATACCCATTTTGGCCAATGAAGGCACTTGGTCTGGCATGGGAAAGACTATAGGAAATATAAAAGAATACAATATAAAAACGTTTAATACAGGAAAAGAATTTGAACTTAAGGATTTGGGAATACTTCCTTTTAATATTTCTCATGATGCATATGAACCTGTAGGATATGCTATATATTATAAAAATAAAAAAATAAGTATTATAACTGATACAGGATGGGTAAATGAAGATATGAAGGAATATATTAAAGGATCCTCTCTTTACTTGATAGAGTCAAATCATGATTTAGAGATGCTGAAAGTTGGCAAGTATCCTTGGCCTCTTAAAAAAAGAATAATGGGAGAAAAAGGGCATCTTTCAAATGATGATGCAGGAAAAATCATTTCAGAAATTGTTTCAGGAAATGGAGAAATAGCTTTGTTAGGTCATTTAAGTCAAGAAAACAACTTTCCACTTTTAGCATACAAAACTGTAAAAAACATATTAGAAGACTCAGGAATAGATGTACATACTGATATAACTTTAGATCTTACACATAGAGACAAAGTATCTAAAGTATATAATTTTTAA
- a CDS encoding UDP-N-acetylglucosamine 1-carboxyvinyltransferase, giving the protein MDKIIIEGGNKLIGEVNISGFKNAALPIIIGTVLSGDKCRIENLPMISDVSNLTKIMGMLGADVKLDRNGILDIDTNNIEKCVLIDEITRKMRASYYLLGAGLSRFKEVEVLYPGGCDIGVRPIDQHIKGFEALGAKVEIDHGVIKCSAEKLVGSKIYLDVVSVGATINIMMAATMAEGTTIIENAAKEPHIVDVANFINTMGGDIRGAGTDVIKINGVEKLHGCNYSVIPDQIEAGTYMIMAAGTKGNLLIKNVIPVHLEPVTAKLREVGVEVIEYGDSIQIDGDFDLKNVNIKTLPYPGFPTDLQQPMTALLSTVKGTSIVTETVSESRFKYIDELKRMGADISVDGSTAIVKGVDKLMGAEVRATDLRAGAALVVAGLMAEGTTAIGEIQHIERGYEDLVFKLKKIGANVKKV; this is encoded by the coding sequence ATGGATAAAATAATAATTGAAGGTGGAAATAAATTAATTGGAGAAGTTAATATAAGTGGATTTAAAAATGCAGCTCTTCCTATAATTATAGGAACGGTTCTTTCAGGTGACAAATGTAGAATAGAAAATTTACCTATGATAAGTGATGTCTCAAACCTAACAAAAATAATGGGAATGCTTGGTGCAGACGTGAAACTTGATAGAAATGGTATATTAGATATAGATACAAATAATATTGAAAAATGTGTACTTATAGATGAAATAACTAGGAAAATGAGAGCTTCCTATTACCTTTTAGGAGCAGGGCTTAGTAGATTTAAAGAAGTTGAAGTATTATATCCAGGAGGCTGCGATATAGGGGTAAGACCTATAGATCAACATATAAAGGGATTTGAGGCTCTTGGTGCAAAAGTGGAGATAGACCATGGAGTAATAAAATGTAGTGCAGAAAAACTTGTAGGAAGTAAAATATATCTAGATGTAGTCAGTGTAGGAGCCACTATAAATATTATGATGGCAGCTACAATGGCAGAGGGAACTACTATTATTGAAAATGCGGCTAAAGAACCTCATATAGTAGATGTGGCGAATTTCATAAATACTATGGGAGGAGATATAAGAGGAGCAGGGACAGATGTCATAAAGATAAATGGAGTAGAAAAGCTCCATGGCTGTAATTATTCTGTTATACCAGATCAAATAGAGGCTGGCACTTATATGATAATGGCTGCAGGTACGAAAGGGAATTTGCTTATTAAAAATGTCATACCAGTGCATCTAGAGCCAGTGACAGCGAAACTTAGAGAAGTGGGTGTAGAAGTCATAGAATATGGTGATAGTATACAAATCGATGGGGATTTTGATTTAAAAAATGTAAATATAAAAACTCTTCCTTATCCAGGATTTCCAACAGATTTGCAGCAGCCTATGACTGCTCTTTTAAGTACAGTAAAAGGGACTAGTATTGTCACTGAAACTGTTTCTGAAAGTAGATTTAAATATATAGATGAATTAAAGAGGATGGGTGCTGACATTAGCGTAGATGGCAGTACAGCTATTGTTAAAGGTGTAGATAAGCTTATGGGAGCAGAAGTTAGGGCTACTGACTTGAGAGCAGGAGCAGCACTTGTTGTGGCAGGGCTTATGGCAGAAGGTACAACAGCTATAGGAGAAATTCAACATATAGAAAGAGGATATGAAGATTTAGTATTTAAATTAAAGAAAATAGGAGCTAATGTGAAAAAAGTATAG